A portion of the Kribbella jejuensis genome contains these proteins:
- a CDS encoding MFS transporter yields the protein MTARAPVDAGSRTDEIRIGIALSAMGFVLAGLGACVAILARDLHEPTSRLALLSSGFAVGLMLVAVVGPRMLRRWEMPTVLALGSVVCAVGAVLIAVAPAYVVAIAGGLLVGLGGALLVLVAPLMLNGPTAAARLSRVNAVASGVGILAPLAVGTLDRLGPSGRLAMIAAAPPLLLLAFLTRKQHAVSTAAPLTQRGELGSAARRGAGSVGRQAGSASSSQEAVPVLIDSAPAVGLAGKWRRVGRRVVLDVGVGWLRVVLAVAVEFCFVVWAVARLVATGLPTATAALLGSAFPIGMAVGRAIGPIRFKEWSPVVPSSVLAAAGTLLVSLFDVPAVVAAGLVVAGLGVAPLYPVTVASLVATPGISSARLAAVGAMASGTAILVAPALLAVLARVLDLRTAYLITLPLLAVLSLLSRRSGRTSFV from the coding sequence GTGACCGCGCGGGCCCCGGTGGACGCCGGGAGCCGGACGGACGAGATCCGGATCGGGATCGCGCTGTCGGCGATGGGGTTCGTGCTGGCCGGTCTCGGTGCGTGCGTCGCGATCCTCGCACGCGACCTGCACGAGCCGACCAGCCGGTTGGCGTTGTTGTCGTCGGGCTTTGCTGTTGGGCTGATGCTGGTCGCCGTGGTCGGCCCGCGAATGCTGCGACGGTGGGAGATGCCTACGGTGCTCGCGCTGGGCTCTGTCGTATGCGCTGTAGGTGCAGTGCTGATCGCGGTCGCTCCCGCGTACGTCGTCGCGATCGCGGGCGGCCTGCTGGTCGGCCTGGGTGGTGCGCTGCTCGTACTGGTGGCCCCACTCATGCTGAACGGCCCCACCGCCGCCGCCCGCCTCAGCCGCGTCAACGCAGTCGCCAGCGGGGTCGGCATCCTTGCACCGTTGGCAGTCGGCACCCTCGACCGCCTCGGCCCGAGCGGCCGCCTGGCGATGATCGCCGCAGCTCCACCACTGCTGCTCCTCGCGTTCCTCACCCGCAAGCAACACGCTGTGTCAACGGCTGCGCCGTTGACACAGCGTGGGGAGCTGGGGAGCGCCGCACGGCGTGGGGCGGGCTCGGTCGGGCGTCAGGCGGGCTCGGCGTCGTCCTCACAGGAAGCTGTGCCTGTGTTGATCGACTCGGCACCTGCTGTGGGGTTGGCGGGGAAGTGGCGGCGGGTGGGGCGGCGGGTTGTGCTGGATGTGGGCGTGGGATGGCTGCGGGTAGTGCTGGCCGTGGCTGTGGAGTTTTGTTTTGTGGTTTGGGCGGTGGCACGGTTGGTGGCGACCGGACTGCCTACGGCGACGGCGGCTCTGCTCGGAAGTGCGTTCCCGATCGGGATGGCGGTGGGACGGGCGATCGGGCCGATCCGGTTCAAGGAGTGGTCGCCGGTGGTGCCGTCCAGCGTGCTTGCTGCGGCCGGCACGTTGCTGGTGAGTCTGTTCGACGTACCGGCGGTGGTGGCCGCAGGACTGGTGGTGGCGGGGCTCGGCGTGGCACCGCTCTACCCGGTGACCGTGGCGTCGCTGGTCGCGACCCCCGGCATCAGCTCGGCCCGGCTCGCCGCGGTCGGCGCGATGGCCTCCGGTACGGCGATCCTGGTCGCGCCGGCGCTGCTCGCGGTCCTGGCGCGGGTCCTCGACCTGCGGACGGCGTACCTGATCACGCTCCCGCTGCTCGCCGTACTTTCCCTGCTGAGCCGTCGATCCGGTCGTACCTCGTTCGTGTAG
- a CDS encoding HAD-IA family hydrolase: MEIRDVRAVLFDMDGTLVDSDAVVDRCWSRWAIEYGLSPAEVLAVAHGNPAAATVAQFLPDASADERAAAWARVYALEVEDVDGVVAKPGAVELIATLERIGMPWAVYTSAPAQLAKVRLTAGGIAPSVLVTVDDVSRGKPDPEGYLRAAELLGVPVTECLVVEDTVVGLSAGRASGALTAGLKGVPADIELPDLHRLDRLFQGLE, from the coding sequence ATGGAGATCCGGGACGTCCGGGCGGTGTTGTTCGATATGGACGGCACGTTGGTGGATTCGGACGCGGTCGTGGACCGGTGCTGGAGTCGATGGGCGATCGAGTACGGCCTGTCGCCGGCCGAGGTGCTCGCGGTTGCGCACGGGAACCCGGCGGCGGCGACGGTCGCGCAGTTCCTGCCTGACGCGTCGGCGGACGAGCGGGCGGCGGCTTGGGCGCGGGTGTATGCGCTCGAGGTCGAGGACGTCGACGGTGTCGTGGCGAAGCCGGGCGCGGTGGAGCTGATCGCCACGCTGGAGCGGATCGGGATGCCGTGGGCGGTGTACACCAGTGCGCCGGCGCAGCTGGCGAAGGTACGGCTGACGGCGGGTGGGATCGCGCCGTCGGTGCTCGTCACCGTTGACGACGTGAGCCGCGGCAAGCCGGACCCGGAGGGGTACCTGCGGGCTGCGGAGCTGCTCGGCGTACCTGTGACCGAGTGTCTGGTGGTCGAGGACACCGTGGTCGGGTTGTCGGCCGGGCGCGCCTCGGGGGCGTTGACCGCCGGGCTGAAGGGTGTGCCGGCCGACATCGAGCTTCCGGACCTGCACCGGCTCGACAGGCTCTTCCAAGGTCTGGAGTGA
- a CDS encoding ROK family transcriptional regulator codes for MTPVRRGQWQTAADVLTQVARRPGITRAEVARTLRLSTGSATEVTARLRDVQLLTEAPAPSQGRGRPTTVLQAHPEGPVVLALDLRQSSWRSAVVALDGSLQDPQYKRHRSRRAQAVLNTLRRAVEQTREQYGDRLQLVSLAVPGSVRDNHLMQAPTLEWIELDLAQVTADVDVPLLAGNDATLSGVAEARTGAAAGAGTAVHLIVEVGIGGTLLIDGVPAQGASGAGGEYGHIPFGDRSRPCPCGARGCWDLEIDGRALARHLKQPTPDDPVAYAEEVLQRTDRAARSAITRVVTALGHGIAGLVNAHDPDVVTVGGLAIPLRAAAEDTFQEAYESGLMTFHRGSPPPVLAATHQLDGPLRGAAALALDQLTSEPAIAAWVAQR; via the coding sequence ATGACTCCAGTACGGCGGGGACAGTGGCAGACGGCCGCGGACGTTCTGACTCAGGTCGCGCGTCGGCCGGGGATCACCCGCGCCGAGGTGGCACGCACGCTCCGGTTGAGCACGGGCTCGGCCACCGAGGTGACGGCCCGGCTACGCGACGTACAACTGCTGACAGAAGCCCCTGCTCCCAGCCAGGGCCGCGGCCGGCCGACAACGGTTCTACAGGCACACCCTGAAGGCCCCGTGGTCCTGGCGCTCGACCTGCGGCAGAGCAGCTGGCGCAGTGCTGTGGTGGCGCTCGACGGTTCGCTGCAGGACCCGCAATACAAGCGGCACCGAAGCCGGCGCGCACAGGCCGTCCTGAACACGCTGCGGCGAGCGGTGGAGCAGACACGAGAGCAGTACGGCGACCGCCTGCAGCTGGTGAGTCTCGCCGTACCAGGGTCCGTCCGCGACAACCACCTCATGCAAGCGCCGACGCTGGAATGGATCGAGCTCGACCTGGCACAGGTCACCGCCGACGTCGACGTACCACTGCTGGCCGGCAACGACGCGACGCTCAGCGGCGTAGCAGAGGCCCGCACCGGTGCCGCGGCAGGAGCTGGCACGGCGGTACACCTGATCGTCGAGGTAGGCATCGGCGGCACGCTGCTGATCGACGGCGTACCGGCGCAGGGTGCTTCGGGTGCTGGTGGTGAGTACGGGCACATCCCGTTCGGGGACCGCTCGCGGCCGTGTCCGTGCGGCGCCCGTGGCTGCTGGGACCTGGAGATCGACGGCCGCGCCCTGGCTCGTCACCTGAAGCAGCCGACGCCCGACGACCCCGTGGCGTACGCGGAGGAAGTACTGCAACGCACCGACCGTGCTGCTCGCTCAGCAATCACTCGGGTCGTCACTGCGCTGGGCCACGGGATCGCAGGTCTCGTCAACGCCCACGACCCGGATGTGGTGACTGTCGGCGGGTTGGCGATCCCCCTGCGCGCTGCGGCCGAGGACACGTTCCAGGAAGCGTACGAGAGCGGTCTGATGACGTTCCACCGCGGCTCGCCGCCACCCGTACTGGCTGCCACCCATCAGCTGGACGGGCCGCTGCGGGGTGCTGCCGCCTTGGCCCTCGACCAGCTGACCAGCGAGCCGGCCATCGCGGCCTGGGTCGCCCAGCGCTAG
- a CDS encoding DinB family protein yields MSKQQPPVDGYCEQCGFNYDTGDLQGTVTLLIRQAADCAMALTKAAAGPDANVVRLRPEPEVWSAIEYACHVRDVLEVQRLRIAQCLAEDRPVYAPMDRTGRVKQEKYEHQDPIEVAAALMRFAREFGAAARVLQPQQLGKLGLYNYPVRAPRSLGWLIRHTAHEIQHHRHDITEILAKLEPPIVPKPKPEVSDEVADEVADEVAEVAD; encoded by the coding sequence TTGAGCAAGCAGCAGCCCCCGGTCGACGGGTACTGCGAGCAGTGCGGTTTCAACTACGACACCGGTGACCTGCAGGGCACCGTGACGTTGTTGATCCGGCAGGCCGCCGACTGTGCGATGGCCCTGACCAAGGCCGCTGCCGGTCCGGACGCCAACGTGGTCCGCCTGCGGCCGGAGCCAGAGGTGTGGTCCGCGATCGAGTACGCGTGCCACGTGCGCGACGTACTCGAGGTGCAGCGGCTGCGGATCGCGCAGTGCCTCGCGGAGGACCGGCCGGTGTACGCGCCGATGGACCGGACCGGGCGGGTGAAGCAGGAGAAGTACGAGCACCAGGACCCGATCGAGGTCGCGGCCGCGCTGATGCGGTTCGCCCGCGAGTTCGGGGCGGCGGCCCGGGTGCTGCAGCCGCAGCAGTTGGGCAAGCTCGGCCTGTACAACTATCCGGTCCGCGCGCCGCGTTCGCTTGGGTGGCTCATCCGCCACACGGCCCACGAGATCCAGCATCACCGGCACGACATCACCGAGATCCTGGCCAAGCTGGAGCCGCCGATCGTGCCCAAGCCGAAACCGGAGGTTTCGGACGAGGTTGCTGACGAGGTTGCTGACGAGGTTGCAGAGGTAGCTGACTAG
- the thiD gene encoding bifunctional hydroxymethylpyrimidine kinase/phosphomethylpyrimidine kinase — MRPPRVLTIAGSDSGGGAGIQADLKAMLANGVHGMSVLTAITAQNSLGVQGAWELPAEQVRAQFRSVVDDIGVDAVKTGMLASESMVRVVAELLRTLPDGVPVVVDPVSVSKHGDPLLAADAMEAVRSDIVPLATVLTPNLTELGPVSGVEQRTVEDRELAAKELLHAGAAWVLVKGGHDEGDTSVDVLHGPGVRRAYSAARADNRHTHGTGCTLASTIASYVARGYDVPAAVGAAKEYVTGAIEAGFALGDGIGPVDHAWRFRGSGS, encoded by the coding sequence ATGCGCCCGCCCAGAGTTCTGACGATCGCGGGGTCGGATTCCGGTGGTGGCGCCGGGATCCAGGCGGACCTGAAGGCGATGCTCGCGAACGGTGTGCACGGGATGAGCGTGCTGACCGCGATCACCGCCCAGAACAGCCTCGGCGTCCAGGGCGCCTGGGAGCTGCCGGCGGAGCAGGTGCGGGCGCAGTTCCGCAGTGTGGTCGACGACATCGGCGTCGACGCGGTGAAGACTGGCATGCTCGCGTCCGAGTCGATGGTCCGCGTCGTTGCCGAACTGCTGCGGACGCTGCCGGACGGCGTTCCTGTCGTCGTCGACCCGGTGTCGGTGTCGAAGCACGGCGACCCGCTGCTCGCGGCGGACGCGATGGAGGCCGTGCGTTCTGACATCGTCCCGCTGGCCACCGTGCTCACCCCGAACCTCACCGAGCTCGGACCGGTGTCCGGTGTCGAGCAGAGGACAGTGGAGGACCGGGAGCTCGCCGCCAAGGAGCTACTGCATGCAGGCGCGGCCTGGGTGCTCGTGAAGGGCGGCCACGACGAGGGCGATACCTCTGTCGATGTCCTGCACGGCCCTGGAGTACGCCGTGCCTACAGTGCTGCCCGCGCCGACAACAGACACACGCATGGCACCGGTTGCACGCTGGCGAGCACCATCGCGTCGTACGTTGCCCGTGGGTACGACGTACCGGCTGCGGTCGGTGCTGCGAAGGAATACGTGACCGGGGCGATCGAGGCCGGCTTCGCGCTCGGCGACGGGATCGGCCCGGTCGATCATGCCTGGAGATTCAGAGGGAGTGGGTCTTGA
- a CDS encoding thiamine-phosphate kinase — protein sequence MTETLGSTGEFGLIAAVTKGLSHSEDVLVGPGDDAAVLAVPDGRMVITTDLLVEGRHFRQDWSSAYDVGRKAAAQNLADVAAMGARPTALVVGFGGPADLPTAWALELNQGLVDECELVGASIVGGDTVQSDKIVVSVTAFGSLDGRRPVLRSGARPGDEVAYVGRLGWAEAGWAVLARGFRSPRAVVEAHRRPQPPYDEGPKAAVRGASSLCDVSDGLLSDLGHIAEASQVIIDVHTKALTIPEPLQAVAAATGVDALKFVLTGGEDHALVGTFEPADVPEGWTVVGSVAEGNEEHPPGTVTVDGAPYAAETGHAHFRS from the coding sequence GTGACAGAGACGTTGGGGAGCACGGGTGAGTTCGGCCTGATCGCGGCCGTCACCAAGGGGCTGTCCCACAGTGAGGACGTCCTGGTCGGTCCCGGTGACGACGCGGCCGTACTGGCGGTGCCGGACGGGCGGATGGTGATCACGACCGATCTGCTGGTGGAGGGCCGGCACTTCCGCCAGGACTGGTCGTCGGCCTACGACGTGGGCCGCAAGGCCGCCGCCCAGAACCTGGCCGACGTGGCGGCGATGGGTGCGCGCCCGACCGCGCTGGTGGTCGGCTTCGGTGGTCCCGCGGACCTGCCGACCGCCTGGGCACTCGAGCTGAACCAGGGCCTCGTCGACGAGTGCGAGTTGGTCGGCGCGAGCATCGTCGGCGGCGACACGGTGCAGTCGGACAAGATCGTCGTGTCGGTGACCGCGTTCGGTTCGCTCGACGGCCGCCGGCCCGTACTGCGTTCGGGTGCGCGCCCGGGGGACGAGGTCGCGTACGTCGGCCGGCTCGGCTGGGCCGAGGCGGGCTGGGCGGTCCTCGCCCGCGGGTTCCGCTCGCCACGGGCCGTGGTCGAGGCGCATCGCCGTCCACAACCGCCGTACGACGAGGGCCCGAAGGCTGCCGTGCGTGGCGCGTCGTCGTTGTGTGATGTGAGCGACGGGCTGCTGTCCGACCTGGGCCACATCGCGGAGGCGAGCCAGGTGATCATCGACGTCCACACCAAGGCGCTGACCATCCCGGAGCCGTTGCAGGCGGTCGCGGCCGCGACCGGGGTGGATGCGCTGAAGTTCGTGCTGACCGGCGGCGAGGACCACGCGCTGGTCGGGACCTTCGAACCGGCCGACGTACCCGAAGGCTGGACCGTCGTCGGCTCGGTTGCCGAGGGCAACGAGGAACACCCGCCCGGAACCGTGACCGTGGACGGCGCGCCGTATGCTGCCGAGACCGGCCACGCCCACTTCAGGAGTTGA
- a CDS encoding Lrp/AsnC family transcriptional regulator, with product MVQAYILIQTEVGRAADVAAQIAEVQGVTLAEDVTGPYDVIVRAEARNVDELGKLVVARVQNVPGITRTLTCPVVHI from the coding sequence GTGGTCCAGGCCTACATCCTGATCCAGACCGAGGTCGGCCGCGCGGCCGACGTCGCCGCACAGATCGCCGAGGTCCAGGGCGTCACCCTGGCCGAGGACGTCACCGGTCCGTACGACGTGATCGTCCGCGCGGAAGCCCGCAACGTCGACGAGCTGGGCAAACTGGTGGTTGCCCGGGTCCAGAACGTCCCCGGCATCACCCGCACGCTGACCTGTCCCGTCGTCCACATCTGA
- a CDS encoding DUF3515 domain-containing protein — protein sequence MPEIFSCTARCLTRLAGGVLGVLGVLVTAGCSPGAAPVPVPSPGPGVAAACADLVKALPAKVLDAKRRQTTPESPLTTAYGDPPIEMTCGVTPPAGLAEAQSQCFEVNGVGWFAKQVQNGYVFTTIGRTLYFEVAVPKKYAPEANALTDVSDAVQKFDKLVTPCL from the coding sequence ATGCCCGAAATCTTCTCCTGCACCGCCCGCTGCCTGACCCGGCTCGCGGGCGGTGTGCTCGGCGTACTCGGCGTACTGGTGACCGCCGGCTGCAGCCCCGGCGCCGCACCGGTGCCCGTACCGTCGCCCGGGCCGGGGGTGGCGGCCGCCTGCGCCGACCTGGTGAAGGCCCTGCCTGCCAAGGTCCTGGACGCCAAGCGCCGCCAGACCACTCCCGAGAGTCCACTCACCACGGCGTACGGCGACCCGCCGATCGAGATGACCTGCGGCGTGACACCACCCGCCGGCCTCGCCGAAGCCCAGTCCCAGTGCTTCGAGGTCAATGGCGTCGGCTGGTTCGCCAAGCAGGTCCAGAACGGCTACGTCTTCACCACCATCGGCCGCACCTTGTACTTCGAGGTAGCAGTCCCCAAGAAGTACGCCCCCGAAGCCAACGCCCTCACCGACGTGTCGGATGCCGTCCAGAAGTTCGACAAACTCGTCACGCCGTGTCTCTGA
- a CDS encoding class F sortase translates to MRKSTPIRVRIPAIGVDSRLMRLGITGNGALQVPPNGFPAGWFTGAPTPGETGPAVIAGHVHWSGRPGVFARLDRLKPGDMIMVTRQDRSTATFRVSRTREYPKTSFPSAAVYGDIDHPGLRLITCGGLDYVSDKYEANLVVFADLIG, encoded by the coding sequence ATGCGGAAGTCCACCCCGATCCGGGTGCGGATCCCCGCGATCGGGGTGGATTCACGTCTGATGCGGCTCGGCATCACCGGCAACGGCGCTCTGCAGGTTCCGCCGAACGGATTTCCGGCCGGCTGGTTCACCGGTGCGCCCACACCTGGTGAGACAGGCCCCGCTGTGATCGCCGGTCATGTTCACTGGTCCGGCCGGCCCGGGGTCTTCGCCCGGCTGGATCGGCTGAAGCCGGGCGACATGATCATGGTGACCCGGCAGGACCGCTCGACCGCGACGTTCCGGGTGAGCCGAACCCGGGAGTACCCGAAGACCAGCTTTCCGAGCGCGGCGGTGTACGGCGACATCGACCACCCCGGACTCCGGCTGATCACCTGCGGTGGGCTCGACTACGTGTCCGACAAGTACGAGGCCAACCTCGTGGTGTTCGCCGACCTGATCGGCTGA
- a CDS encoding ice-binding family protein, translating into MKLPTSAPPLGRLRLSGLAVAAALVVSAGGLLVTGRHAQAAAVAVPLGTAESFVVLAGAGITNTGPTVLTGDIGSFPNPAITGTGTMTITGTNHAGDNVTQEAKKDLVTAYNVAAGEKPPTPITDDLGGKTLTQGVYNSASSIGLTGALTLDAEGDAGAVFVFQAGSTLKTATSSSVVLTNGAQACNVFWQVGSSATIGTATQFRGTVLALTSITMDTGATAVGRMLARTDP; encoded by the coding sequence ATGAAACTGCCCACCTCTGCGCCCCCTCTCGGCCGGCTGCGGCTGAGCGGACTGGCGGTCGCCGCGGCGCTCGTCGTGTCAGCCGGCGGTCTGCTGGTCACCGGACGACATGCGCAGGCCGCGGCCGTGGCGGTGCCGCTCGGTACTGCCGAGAGTTTCGTCGTGCTGGCGGGGGCCGGAATCACCAACACCGGACCGACCGTGCTGACCGGTGACATCGGCAGCTTCCCGAACCCCGCGATCACCGGCACCGGAACGATGACGATCACCGGGACGAACCATGCCGGCGACAACGTGACCCAGGAGGCGAAGAAGGATCTGGTCACGGCCTACAACGTCGCCGCCGGGGAAAAACCGCCGACGCCGATCACCGACGACCTGGGCGGGAAGACGCTGACTCAGGGCGTCTACAACTCGGCCTCCTCGATCGGTCTGACCGGTGCGCTGACCCTGGACGCGGAAGGCGACGCGGGGGCGGTCTTCGTCTTCCAGGCAGGCTCCACCCTGAAGACCGCGACGAGCAGCAGCGTGGTGCTGACGAACGGGGCGCAGGCTTGCAACGTGTTCTGGCAGGTGGGCAGCTCGGCGACGATCGGTACAGCCACCCAGTTCCGCGGGACGGTCCTGGCATTGACGTCCATCACCATGGACACCGGTGCCACGGCGGTCGGCCGGATGCTGGCTCGCACGGATCCGTGA
- a CDS encoding YciI family protein has protein sequence MKYMILTYASQQDYDGMAGKDTGKPAWAAEDFVAMGAFMEKFNNELQESGELVETRALAAPVLTRRFGSKDGQAVVTDGPYAETQEVLAGYWIVECESFDRATEIAARLADTPAPEFVRATAYADIRPIVEGRDELVG, from the coding sequence ATGAAGTACATGATCCTGACGTATGCGTCGCAGCAGGATTACGACGGGATGGCGGGGAAGGACACGGGTAAGCCTGCGTGGGCCGCGGAGGATTTTGTGGCGATGGGGGCGTTCATGGAGAAGTTCAACAACGAACTCCAGGAGTCGGGTGAGCTGGTCGAGACCCGGGCGCTGGCGGCGCCGGTTCTGACTCGGCGGTTCGGGTCGAAGGACGGGCAGGCGGTGGTGACCGACGGGCCGTACGCCGAGACGCAGGAGGTGCTCGCCGGGTACTGGATCGTCGAGTGCGAGTCGTTCGACCGGGCCACGGAGATCGCGGCGCGGCTGGCGGACACGCCGGCGCCCGAGTTCGTGCGCGCCACGGCGTACGCGGATATCCGGCCGATCGTCGAAGGACGCGACGAACTGGTGGGCTGA
- a CDS encoding RNA polymerase sigma factor, translated as MSAALEELLRELAPQVLGAVVRRFGHFDTAEDAVQEALFAAAQQWPVDGVPDSPRAWLITVASRRLTDLLRREQARQRREDRVAHWAPQGEPVGDTDDTLVLLNLCCHPSLSPASQIALTLRAVGGLTTAEIARAFLVPEATMTRRITRAKATLQAGGARFTMPADREERLGAVLKVVYLIFNEGYASTSGPSLQRVELSAEGIRLARMLYRLLPDDPEVAGLLALLLLTDARRPARTGPLGELVPMAEQDRTLWIPELIREGVELITATLPRGPVGPYQLQAAIAAVHDESPSAEETDWPQIVALYEVLLQLTDNPMVALNHVVAVAMAHGPAEGLALLSTIEQDEHLVKDHRLYAVRAHLLELSGDKPAARQAYEEAARRTTSLPQQRYLNARANNL; from the coding sequence GTGAGCGCTGCGCTCGAGGAGCTGTTGCGGGAGCTCGCACCACAGGTGCTGGGAGCAGTGGTGCGGCGGTTCGGGCACTTCGACACGGCGGAGGATGCCGTGCAGGAGGCCTTGTTCGCGGCGGCCCAGCAGTGGCCGGTGGACGGCGTACCGGACAGCCCTCGGGCGTGGTTGATCACGGTGGCTTCGCGGCGGCTGACGGATCTGCTCCGACGGGAGCAGGCCCGTCAGCGGCGTGAGGACCGGGTCGCGCATTGGGCTCCGCAGGGTGAGCCGGTCGGGGACACCGACGACACGCTCGTGTTGCTGAACTTGTGCTGCCATCCGTCCTTGTCCCCGGCCTCGCAGATCGCGTTGACGCTGCGGGCGGTCGGTGGTCTGACCACGGCCGAAATCGCGCGGGCGTTCCTGGTGCCCGAGGCGACCATGACCCGACGGATCACCCGGGCGAAGGCGACTCTGCAGGCCGGCGGCGCACGGTTCACGATGCCGGCCGATCGCGAGGAACGGTTGGGCGCGGTGCTGAAGGTCGTGTACCTGATCTTCAACGAGGGCTACGCGAGTACGTCCGGACCGAGCCTGCAGCGGGTCGAGTTGAGCGCCGAAGGGATCCGGCTCGCGCGGATGCTGTACCGGCTACTACCGGACGATCCTGAGGTCGCCGGGCTGCTGGCGTTGCTGCTGCTCACCGACGCCCGGCGGCCTGCGCGTACCGGACCGCTCGGCGAACTCGTACCGATGGCGGAACAGGACCGCACGCTCTGGATCCCGGAACTGATCCGCGAAGGCGTCGAGCTGATCACCGCAACCCTCCCTCGCGGCCCGGTCGGCCCGTACCAACTGCAGGCCGCGATCGCCGCCGTCCACGACGAGTCCCCCTCCGCCGAGGAGACCGACTGGCCACAGATCGTCGCCCTGTACGAGGTCCTGCTCCAGCTGACCGACAACCCGATGGTCGCTCTCAACCACGTGGTCGCCGTCGCGATGGCGCACGGCCCCGCCGAAGGTCTGGCCCTGCTGTCGACGATCGAACAGGACGAACACCTGGTGAAGGACCACCGCCTGTACGCCGTCCGCGCACATCTTCTCGAGCTCTCCGGCGACAAGCCTGCCGCACGTCAGGCGTACGAAGAAGCAGCCCGCCGTACGACGAGCCTCCCACAGCAGCGCTACCTGAACGCCCGCGCCAACAACCTCTGA
- a CDS encoding D-alanine--D-alanine ligase family protein yields the protein MSEFSESQRKPRIAVVFGGRSSEHAISCVTAANVLQVIDRDKYDVVPVGISTSGHWVLESGDPERLSITDGKLPEVDVTAMPVLFGANRELVVSEPDQVPSTLGEVDVVFPLLHGPWGEDGTIQGLLEMSDIRYVGSGVLASAVGMDKHYMKVVFQAAGLEVTPYVVIRDRDWRQDPDGCRAAVDALGYPVFVKPCRGGSSLGITKVNSLDELDGAIVEARAHDPKVIVEASAKNPREIEVGVLGGLGATSPEVSVCGEVAVSGGGHDFYDFETKYLPEGEEYLALSVPADLPAELAGEIRAKALVAFDAIEAEGLARVDFFVDADGRVIINEINTMPGFTPTSMFPRLWAASGKDYASLVQHLIDLAMTRPTGLR from the coding sequence GTGAGTGAGTTCTCAGAAAGCCAGCGCAAGCCCCGGATCGCCGTCGTGTTCGGCGGCCGGTCGAGCGAGCACGCCATCTCCTGCGTGACCGCAGCGAACGTCCTACAGGTCATCGACCGGGACAAGTACGACGTGGTCCCGGTCGGGATCAGCACCAGCGGGCACTGGGTGCTGGAGAGCGGAGACCCGGAGCGGCTGTCGATCACCGACGGCAAGCTGCCCGAGGTCGACGTCACCGCGATGCCGGTGCTGTTCGGGGCGAACCGCGAGCTGGTGGTCAGCGAGCCCGACCAGGTCCCGAGCACGCTCGGCGAGGTCGACGTGGTGTTCCCGCTGCTGCACGGCCCGTGGGGCGAGGACGGCACCATCCAGGGCCTGCTCGAGATGTCGGACATCCGGTACGTCGGCTCCGGCGTGCTGGCGAGCGCTGTCGGCATGGACAAGCACTACATGAAGGTCGTCTTCCAGGCAGCCGGCCTCGAGGTCACGCCGTACGTCGTCATTCGCGACCGCGACTGGCGACAGGACCCGGACGGCTGCCGGGCCGCCGTGGACGCGCTCGGCTACCCGGTCTTCGTGAAGCCGTGCCGGGGCGGGTCGAGTCTGGGGATCACCAAGGTGAACAGCCTGGACGAGCTCGACGGCGCGATCGTCGAGGCCCGGGCGCACGACCCGAAGGTGATCGTCGAGGCGTCGGCCAAGAACCCGCGCGAGATCGAGGTCGGGGTGCTCGGCGGGCTGGGCGCGACCTCGCCCGAGGTCAGTGTCTGCGGTGAGGTCGCGGTGTCCGGCGGCGGGCACGACTTCTACGACTTCGAGACCAAGTACCTGCCCGAGGGTGAGGAGTACCTGGCGCTCTCGGTGCCGGCCGACCTCCCGGCGGAGCTGGCCGGCGAGATCCGGGCCAAGGCGTTGGTCGCGTTCGACGCGATCGAGGCCGAGGGTCTCGCCCGCGTCGACTTCTTCGTCGACGCCGACGGCCGCGTGATCATCAACGAGATCAACACGATGCCCGGCTTCACCCCGACGAGCATGTTCCCGCGGCTGTGGGCAGCCTCCGGCAAGGACTACGCGAGCCTCGTCCAGCACCTGATCGACCTGGCGATGACGCGTCCGACCGGCCTCCGCTGA